Proteins encoded by one window of Rattus rattus isolate New Zealand chromosome 10, Rrattus_CSIRO_v1, whole genome shotgun sequence:
- the LOC116911397 gene encoding 40S ribosomal protein S27-like produces MPLAKALLHSSPEEEKRKHKKKRLVQSPSSYFMDVKYLGCYKVPNIFSQEHTVVLCDGCSTVFCQPTGEKTELTGCSLMRKQH; encoded by the coding sequence ATGCCTCTTGCAAAGGCTCTCCTTCATTCCTctccagaagaggagaagaggaaacacaagaaaaagcgCCTGGTACAGAGCCCCAGTTCCTACTTTATGGATGTGAAATACCTAGGATGCTATAAAGTCCCCAACATCTTTAGCCAGGAGCACACGGTAGTCTTGTGTGATGGCTGCTCCACTGTCTTCTGTCAGCCTACAGGTGAGAAAACTGAGCTGACAGGATGCTCACTCATGAGGAAGCAACACTAA